A region of Fusarium keratoplasticum isolate Fu6.1 chromosome 6, whole genome shotgun sequence DNA encodes the following proteins:
- a CDS encoding ThiF domain-containing protein, with protein sequence MADVMTQTPPVLHGPSEKERKYDRQLRLWAASGQAALESANILLVNSGAGTVGVETLKNLVLPGIGRFTIADPAAVSHEDLGVNFFVDDSWLGKSRAEASTNFLLELNTEVQGEWYPKSQNDSFSLQDLLTNAPKFTMILYALPLPQDQVQLIHEYASHHKTPTIAVHSVGYYSYFKTTLPGTFPIVDTHPDEAATTDLRLLAPWPELTEFSREMTKDIDNLDNHEHGHLPLVVILLHYLEQWQQGHDGAYPTSYADKTAFRKTVSEAMRRDNPEGGEENFEEAVAAVMKHVVVPSLPSSLQQVFDYIHEPHEVKSGFWIIAEAVKRFYSEQGRLPVPGGLPDMKAQSSVYIKLQNIYKNQARKDVEHVLDTVRSIPGGEEIDPAQVELFCKNARFIKLINGLEDKTVKLDQVVEQQLANDEIAAVAGPEMPLSLLPIYLALSATSNVTTASADDIMTFIGQNAPQAASNERYQKTAQEVDRAAGGELHNISAVTGGMAAQEMIKIITKQYVPIDNTCIFDGIDSRCQVLRL encoded by the exons ATGGCCGACGTCATGACCCAGACTCCCCCGGTCCTTCACGGTCCCTCGGAGAAGGAACGAAAGTATGATCGTCAGCTCCGCTTGTGGGCAGCCTCTGGTCAGGCCGCTCTCGAGTCGGccaacatcctcctcgtcaactcGGGTGCTGGCaccgttggtgttgagacaCTCAAGAACCTGGTGCTTCCTGGTATCGGCCGCTTCACCATTGCTGATCCAGCTGCCGTGAGTCACGAAGATCTCGGCGTCAACTTCTTCGTCGATGACAGCTGGCTGGGCAAGTCAAGAGCTGAAGCATCCACCAACTTTCTCCTTGAGCTTAACACAGAGGTCCAGGGCGAGTGGTACCCCAAGTCTCAG AATGATTCCTTCAGCCTTCAAGACCTTCTCACCAACGCACCCAAGTTTACCATGATCCTATATGCTTTGCCCTTGCCACAAGACCAGGTGCAACTCATTCATGAATATGCCAGTCACCACAAGACGCCTACCATCGCCGTTCACTCTGTTGGCTACTACTCCTACTTCAAGACCACCTTGCCTGGAACCTTTCCCATCGTCGATACTCATCCCGACGAGGCCGCCACTACGGATTTAAGGTTGCTGGCTCCTTGGCCCGAGTTGACGGAGTTCTCCAGGGAAATGACCAAGGATAttgacaacctcgacaaccatGAGCATGGCCACCTGCCTCTAGTGGTCATTCTTCTTCATTACCTCGAACAGTGGCAGCAGGGCCACGATGGGGCCTATCCCACCAGCTACGCTGACAAGACCGCATTCCGCAAGACCGTCTCCGAAGCGATGCGGAGAGACAATCCTGAGGGCGGCGAAGAGAACTTTGAAGAAGCCGTAGCTGCTGTCATGAAACATGTCGTGGTGCCATCTCTCCCCAGTTCCCTTCAGCAAGTATTTGACTATATCCACGAGCCT CACGAAGTCAAGTCTGGCTTTTGGATCATTGCCGAGGCTGTCAAGCGATTTTACTCCGAGCAAGGTCGTTTGCCCGTACCTGGCGGACTCCCTGATATGAAGGCACAGTCCAGTGTCTACATCAAGCTTCAAAATATCTACAAGAATCAGGCTCGCAAGGATGTTGAACATGTCCTCGACACAGTCCGGAGTATCCCTGGTGGCGAGGAAATCGACCCAGCTCAGGTGGAGCTCTTTTGCAAGAATGCTCGCTTCATCAAGCTGATCAATGGGCTTGAAGATAAGACAGTCAAGCTTGATCAAGTTGTCG AACAACAACTCGCCAACGATGAGATTGCCGCCGTTGCTGGCCCTGAAATGCcgctctctcttctccccatATACCTTGCTCTCTCGGCAACCTCCAACGTTACCACCGCTTCTGCCGACGACATCATGACATTCATTGGACAGAATGCACCTCAGGCCGCCAGTAATGAGCGTTACCAGAAGACGGCCCAAGAGGTGGATCGAGCTGCGGGCGGTGAACTTCACAACATCTCCGCCGTCACTGGTGGCATGGCCGCGcaggagatgatcaagattATTACGAAACAGTACGTGCCGATTGACAACA